Proteins encoded by one window of Pelmatolapia mariae isolate MD_Pm_ZW linkage group LG14, Pm_UMD_F_2, whole genome shotgun sequence:
- the smc4 gene encoding structural maintenance of chromosomes protein 4 isoform X3, with protein MTNEPGAPRLMITHLVNRNFKSYAGEQILGPFHKRFSCIIGPNGSGKSNVIDSMLFVFGYRAQKIRSKKLSVLIHSSDQHKDVQSCTVEVHFQKIIDKQGDDYEVIPNSKFYVSRTANKDNSSAYHINGKKATFKEVGALLRSHGIDLDHNRFLILQGEVEQIAMMKPKGQTEHDEGMLEYLEDIIGSCRLKEPIQTLARRIELLNEQRGEKLNRVKMVEKEKNALEGEKNKAVEFLTLENDIFKHKCQLCQYYIHDLQKRVVDKEQEKQKISEDTKELTEKNAKLSEEMEKMNQELKNVEKKQNKLNKYIETQKEKFTQLDLQDVEVREKIKHSKSKNKKLQKQLEKDKEKLEEVRGIPASSEKAISEATARKEELEQQKVKEEEKLKDVMESLKEETSGLQQDKEKKEKELMELNKAVNETRSRMDLAQSELDIYLSRHNTALTQLNTAKQTLQTTSDTLRERRAAIKDLEVKIPEGEQELKKDEEELEQLMKTDNETREVVRELRQKVDEAKSSLSSNRSRGKVLDALMQQKKSGRIPGIYGRLGDLGAIDEKYDVAISSSCGALDNIVVDTIDTAQKCVTFLKEQNIGVATFIGLDKMKVWEKSMASIRTPEDSPRLFDMVRVNDDSVRPAFYFALRDTLVAQNLEQATRIAYQKDKRWRVVTLKGEIIEMAGTMTGGGRVMKGRMGSSIGTEVSQVELDRMESKLNEKVSKLQGCQERKLQLEENVQRLRPQLRDMKNTLEKYTNSMTSLADQETHLKLQIKELEANVLAAAPDKAKQKQMEKSLEAFKQDYEAASSKAGKVENEVKRLHNLIVDINSHKLKAQQDKLDKINKELDECSSTITKAQVAIKTAGRNLKKFEESVACVQRELEENEKSIAELTEQLKKLEDEAGEIMKDCQEAEAALPDVQEQYQGVLKEIKALQQQEHALQEESLSVRLRIEQIEATITEHNNKIKHWQKEASKLSLHTIEDKPAEELPVLTPAELDEISDPNIIINKMITLETQCAQMKPNLGAIAEYKKKEELYLQRVAQLDEITTERDKFKRGYEDLRKQRLNEFMTGFNMITNKLKENYQMLTLGGDAELELVDSLDPFSEGIMFSVRPPKKSWKKIFNLSGGEKTLSSLALVFALHHYKPTPLYFMDEIDAALDFKNVSIVACYIYEQTKNAQFIIISLRNNMFEIADRLIGIYKTNNTTKSVGINPKTIVFKEHDAITA; from the exons ATGACCAATGAACCGGGCGCCCCTCGCCTGATGATAACACATTTAGTTAATCGAAACTTTAAATCATATGCAGGCGAGCAGATTCTGGGGCCTTTTCACAAG CGCTTTTCCTGCATCATTGGTCCAAATGGAAGTGGGAAGTCCAATGTGATAGACTCAATGCTCTTTGTGTTTGGATACAGAGCTCAAAAGATCAGATCGAAAAAGCTCTCAGTGCTGATTCACAGCTCTGATCAACACAAAGATGTGCAAAGCTGTACTGTGGAGGTGCACTTTCAAAAGATTATTGATAag CAAGGAGATGACTACGAAGTCATCCCCAACAGCAAGTTCTATGTTTCCAGGACTGCCAACAAAGACAATTCCTCAGCCTACCATATCAATGGCAAGAAAGCCACATTCAAAGAAGTGGGTGCCTTACTGCGAAGCCATGGTATTGACCTAGACCACAACAGATTTCTGATCTTACAg GGTGAGGTGGAGCAGATTGCCATGATGAAGCCTAAAGGTCAGACAGAGCATGACGAGGGCATGCTGGAGTACCTGGAGGACATTATTGGCTCCTGCCGTCTCAAGGAACCCATCCAAACTCTGGCTCGCCGCATTGAGCTACTCAATGAGCAGAGGGGAGAGAAG CTAAACAGAGTAAAGATGGTGGAAAAAGAGAAGAATGCTTTGGAGGGAGAAAAGAACAAAGCTGTGGAGTTCCTCACCCTGGAAAATGACATCTTCAAACACAAGTGTCAGCTCTGTCAGTATTACAT TCATGATCTGCAGAAACGTGTGGTTGATAAAGAGCAGGAAAAGCAAAAGATCTCGGAGGACACAAAGGAGCTCACTGAGAAAAATGCCAAGTTATCAGAAGAGATGGAGAAAATGAACCAAGAACtcaaaaatgtggaaaa GAAACAAAATAAGCTCAACAAATACATTGAAACCCAGAAGGAGAAGTTCACCCAGCTGGATTTGCAGGACGTTGAAGTGCGTGAGAAGATTAAACACTCAAAGAGCAAGAACAAGAAACTGCAGAAGCAGCTGGAGAAGGACAAAGAAAAG CTGGAGGAAGTGCGTGGTATACCAGCCAGCAGTGAAAAGGCCATCTCTGAGGCAACAGCTCGCAAAGAAGAACTGGAGCAGCAGaaggtgaaagaagaagaaaaacttaaaGATGTGATGGagagtttgaaggaagagaccaGCGGCTTGCAGCAGGACAAAGAG aaaaaagaaaaggagctCATGGAGCTCAACAAGGCTGTAAATGAGACCCGTTCTCGTATGGACCTCGCTCAGTCGGAGCTTGACATCTACCTTAGCCGCCACAACACAGCTCTGACACAGCTCAACACAGCCAAGCAGACACTGCAGACGACCTCTGACACACTGCGGGAGCGCCGTGCCGCCATCAAAGACCTGGAGGTCAAAATACCTGAAGGAGAACAGGAGCTAAAGAAG GATGAGGAAGAGTTGGAGCAGCTGATGAAGACTGATAATGAGACAAGGGAGGTGGTGAGGGAATTGAGGCAGAAAGTAGATGAAGCCAAGAGCTCCCTGTCCTCGAACCGCAGTCGTGGAAAAGTCCTGGATGCTCTCATGCAGCAGAAGAAAAGTGGCAGAATCCCCGGCATCTATGGACGATTG GGAGATCTGGGAGCCATAGATGAGAAGTATGATGTGGCCATTTCATCTAGCTGTGGTGCTCTAGACAACATTGTAGTTGATACCATTGACACGGCTCAGAAATGCGTCACATTCCTAAAAGAACAGAACATTGGGGTTGCTACCTTCATTGGTCTTGACAAG ATGAAAGTATGGGAGAAGAGCATGGCTTCCATTCGCACCCCAGAAGACAGCCCTCGTCTTTTTGACATGGTGCGAGTGAACGATGACAGTGTGCGACCAGCTTTCTACTTTGCCCTGAGGGACACGCTGGTGGCCCAAAACTTGGAGCAGGCCACAAGGATAGCCTACCAAAAAGACAAACGCTGGAGAGTGGTCACCCTGAAGGGAGAGATAATAGAGATGGCTG GAACCATGACTGGAGGAGGAAGAGTCATGAAGGGCAGAATGGGCTCTTCTATTGGCACTGAAGTCTCCCAGGTGGAG CTTGACCGCATGGAGAGCAAGCTAAATGAGAAAGTGTCGAAGCTGCAGGGATGCCAAGAGAGAAAGCTGCAGCTAGAAGAGAACGTCCAGCGCCTGCGGCCACAGCTCCGGGACATGAAGAACACCTTGGAAAAATACACCAACAGCATGACT agTTTAGCTGACCAAGAGACTCACTTGAAACTTCAGATCAAGGAACTTGAAGCCAATGTGCTGGCAGCTGCCCCAGACAAGGCCAAACAGAAACAGATGGAGAAGAGCCTGGAGGCCTTCAAACAAG ACTATGAGGCAGCATCCAGTAAGGCTGGGAAGGTGGAAAATGAGGTGAAAAGGCTCCACAATCTGATTGTAGACATCAACAGCCACAAGCTTAAAGCTCAGCAGGACAAGCTTGACAAGATCAACAAGGAGCTAGATGAGTGCTCCTCTACCATAACCAAAGCCCAAGTGGCCATAAAGACAGCTGGCCG CAACCTGAAGAAGTTTGAGGAGAGTGTGGCTTGTGTGCAGCGTGAGCTGGAGGAGAATGAGAAGTCAATAGCTGAACTCACAGAACAGCTGAAGAAACTGGAAGACGAGGCTGGAGAGATCATGAAAGACTGTCAGGAGGCTGAG GCTGCATTGCCAGATGTGCAGGAGCAGTATCAGGGGGTGCTGAAGGAGATAAAGGcgctgcagcagcaggagcacgCTCTGCAGGAGGAGTCCCTAAGCGTCCGGCTCCGCATCGAGCAGATTGAGGCCACCATCACCGaacacaataacaaaatcaaacacTGGCAGAAAGAG GCCTCCAAGCTGTCCCTTCATACCATTGAGGACAAGCCAGCAGAGGAACTCCCTGTGCTCACTCCAGCTGAACTCGATGAAATCTCAGATCCCAATATCATTATCAACAAGATGATCACATTAGAGACCCAGTGTGCTCAGATGAAGCCCAACCTCGGGGCCATCGCAGAGTACAAGAAGAAG GAGGAGCTTTACTTGCAGCGTGTCGCCCAGCTTGATGAAATCACTACAGAGAGGGACAAATTCAAACGTGGCTACGAGGACCTGCGCAAACAGCGCCTCAATGAGTTCATGACTGGATTCAACATGATCACAAACAAGTTGAAGGAAAACTACCAGATGCTTACACTGGGTGGTGATGCAGAGCTGGAGCTCGTGGACAGTTTGGACCCCTTCTCTGAGGGCATCATGTTCAG tgttcGTCCTCCCAAGAAAAGCTGGAAGAAGATCTTTAACCTGTCGGGAGGAGAAAAGACCCTCAGCTCCTTGGCTCTGGTGTTTGCGCTACACCACTATAAGCCCACACCACTCTATTTCATGGACGAGATTGATGCTGCTCTTGATTTCAAGAACGTCTCCATTgtggcctgttacatttat gAGCAAACAAAGAACGCACAGTTCATCATCATTTCCCTGAGGAACAACATGTTCGAGATCGCTGATCGTCTCATCGGCATCTACAAAACTAACAACACCACCAAGAGTGTGGGAATCAACCCAAAGACCATCGTCTTTAAAGAGCACGATGCCATCACTGCCTAA